One Erpetoichthys calabaricus chromosome 9, fErpCal1.3, whole genome shotgun sequence genomic region harbors:
- the irx3a gene encoding iroquois-class homeodomain protein IRX-3a translates to MSFPQLGYQYIRPVYGSDRSARGGGEIGASGTLSSVLSTMYGSPFAAAAAAAAAHGYGAFLPYTSDISIFPQLGAQYELKDSPGVQHPGFPHHHPAFYPYGQYQFGDPSRPKNATRESTSTLKAWLSEHRKNPYPTKGEKIMLAIITKMTLTQVSTWFANARRRLKKENKMTWTPRSRTDEEGNAYSSDHDGEEGDKRDDDEEIDLENIDTENIESKDDLDEADPDLHPDLKLDGRSDSEASDGYEDLSGADERFLNSVVVKENKIFEEDSRGDSMRKHSPGEQLKINSPALDNNASPAQKPKIWSLAETATTPDNPRKSPSVPAAQPLIGQHRLLSCPVGKIQNWTNRAFSAHSLALINSNHYLGLTNQTTAALSRNQDEQSHRPQSPPTERSSALEIEKKLLKTAFQPVQRRPQNQLEAAMVLSALSSS, encoded by the exons ATGTCTTTCCCTCAGCTGGGCTATCAGTACATCCGGCCAGTGTACGGGTCGGATCGCAGCGCACGGGGCGGCGGGGAAATCGGCGCGTCCGGGACGCTGTCCAGTGTCTTGTCCACTATGTACGGGTCGCCCTTCGCGGCGGCCGCGGCGGCTGCAGCGGCGCACGGATATGGGGCTTTTCTGCCCTACACCAGCGACATCTCTATCTTCCCGCAGCTG GGCGCTCAATACGAGCTAAAGGACAGTCCGGGGGTCCAGCACCCAGGATTCCCGCATCATCACCCTGCTTTCTACCCTTATGGCCAGTACCAGTTTGGAGACCCTTCCAGACCCAAAAACGCAACCAGAGAGAGCACGAGCACTCTGAAAGCCTGGCTCAGCGAGCACAGGAAGAATCCGTACCCCACTAAAGGGGAGAAGATCATGCTGGCCATTATCACCAAGATGACCCTCACGCAAGTGTCCACTTGGTTTGCTAATGCTAGGAGGaggttaaaaaaggaaaacaagatgACATGGACACCAAGAAGTCGGACTGATGAAGAAGGGAATGCATACAGCAGCGATCACGACGGAGAAGAAGGGGACAAGCGCGACGATGACGAGGAAATCGACCTGGAAAATATAGACACTGAAAATATTGAGAGCAAGGATGATTTGGACGAGGCCGACCCAGATTTGCATCCAGACCTCAAACTGGACGGGAGGAGCGACTCCGAGGCTTCAGATGGCTATGAGGACTTAAGTGGGGCCGACGAGCGCTTTTTAAATTCAGTAGtagtgaaagaaaacaaaatctttgaGGAGGACAGTCGGGGGGATTCCATGAGAAAGCACAGTCCCGGAGAGCAGCTTAAAATAAACTCACCCGCTTTGGACAATAATGCGTCCCCAGCGCAGAAACCCAAAATTTGGTCCCTGGCAGAGACGGCCACCACCCCCGACAATCCTCGGAAATCCCCCTCTGTACCCGCCGCACAGCCCCTCATCGGACAGCACAGACTGCTTTCTTGCCCAGTGGGCAAAATCCAGAACTGGACAAACAGGGCTTTTTCGGCTCACTCCCTGGCACTAATAAACTCGAACCATTATTTGGGACTAACGAACCAGACGACTGCGGCTTTGAGCAGAAATCAAGACGAGCAGAGCCATCGGCCCCAGTCCCCGCCGACAG